The segment TAAAACAGCAATCATACCGGTTTTAGCACCCAAATGTTTAGGGTCATTAGCAAAAACTTTAATTGTATTCCATGCTGCATCAAACAAGGAGTTATAAACAGCTTCGGGGTTAAAAAGGGCTAAATGATTCAATATGTCAGGTAAAGTAAAAACGACATGAAAATAAGGAACAGGAATCAAATCATTTTCACGATTTTCAATCCAGTTTTCACGATTTTTCCCCTGACATTTCGGGCAATGACGGTTACGACAGCTATTATAACTAATCCTGCTGTTACCGCAATTGCAACAAATATCTTTGTGTCCGCCCAAATCGGCAGAACGGCATCTCATGATAGCACCTAAGGTTCTGATTTGCCATAAATTAAAACGTTTGTCATTCAAAACCAGAGGCCAATGCCTTTTCAAAACATCAGCTACTTCAAAAGCAGGACGCAAAAAACTGATTATTGATAAAGTGTATCTAAAGGACTAAAAGGTTTTTTCCTGCCACTCTGAGCCACATGCAGATAAATCATGGTCGTATCAATACATTCATGACCGAGAAGTTCTTTAATTGAAATAATGTCAAGACCATCTTCGAGCAGGTGCGTAGCATAGGTATGACGAAGTGTATGCACAGTCATTTCTTTAAGAATTCCTGCTTCTTTGCGAGCCTGATTAACTGCCCATTGAACACCACGCTGAGAATATCGGCTGTCAAAATCACCACCAGCTCTTCCTTCAGGTTTGCCATTAAAAAGCCATGTATCAGGTTTTTCTGCATCAATATAATTTTTTAAGCCGCGTATCAGTATGTTACTTAGAGGTAAATACCTGTCTTTTTTACCTTTTCCTTGTCTGACATGAAGCATTTTACGGTCAAAATCAAGGTCAGAAATTTTCAGGTTTATTACCTCAAAGCATCTTAATCCGCACCCATAAAGTAAGCCTAATAAAATTCTGTGTTTAAGGTATTTTGGTGCTTTAAGAAGCCGTTTAATTTCTTCACGACTTAAAACAACAGGTAATTTTTTTTCTTTTTTAATACTTGGCAATTCAATTCGTTTGTCTTTGAGTCCATACATCCGAAAAATAAACCTTAACCCATAAACACTATGTTTAAAGTAAGAATCTGAAGGAGTATTGTGTTCTTGTTGAAGCAAATACAAATAGTCATTGATTTGGTCTGCATCCAGTTCTGTAGGCAGTTGCTCAAAGTGAAGTGCCATTTTAGCTATATTACGGGCATAATTTTTAAAAGTACTCATACTTTT is part of the Sphingobacteriales bacterium genome and harbors:
- a CDS encoding tyrosine-type recombinase/integrase — translated: MKVSDSSQTLIATACTKVAGFSDLLAEFQKKISISGKSMSTFKNYARNIAKMALHFEQLPTELDADQINDYLYLLQQEHNTPSDSYFKHSVYGLRFIFRMYGLKDKRIELPSIKKEKKLPVVLSREEIKRLLKAPKYLKHRILLGLLYGCGLRCFEVINLKISDLDFDRKMLHVRQGKGKKDRYLPLSNILIRGLKNYIDAEKPDTWLFNGKPEGRAGGDFDSRYSQRGVQWAVNQARKEAGILKEMTVHTLRHTYATHLLEDGLDIISIKELLGHECIDTTMIYLHVAQSGRKKPFSPLDTLYQ